The Halotia branconii CENA392 region TAACTTATATCACGATTTAATCAGGCTTTACTGTTGTTGAAAAAAGTAATTTTTGAACTAAATTAATTTGACATCGCGTTAATGAAAAACCGCTATCATCTATTGCTAATACTACTATGGTTGGCTATTGGCACTTGTCTACGCTTTTGGCGTTTGACATCTCTACCTCCTTGGACTGATGAGTGTGCAACGATAGTTTTTAGCTTAGGTAATAGTTTTCATACAGTACCACTTAATCAGGTCATTAGTTCGGATGTGTTGTTACAGCCACTAAAAGCTATACCTACTGTAGGAATCAATGCAGTTATCGAGCATTTATTGCATGAAAGTACTCATCCCCCAGTCTATTTTGTATTGTCCCACTTTTGGATGAAATGGTTTTCTTCCATAGGAGAGCTAACTTCTATTTGGGCAGCGCGATCGCTCAGTGCTGTATTTGGGATAGTATCAATTCCTGCTATGTTTGGCTTTGGCTATTTAGCCTTTCGTTCCAAATTAATTGGGCAGATGGCGGCAGCAATGATGGCAGTTTCACCCTACACTATTTTCTTGGCTAGAGATGCACGTCATTACACCTTGGTAATTTTGTTAGTAATTGCTTCTCTATGTTGTTTTGTTAAAACAGTTCAAAGTCTTCATCGCCAACAATCTTTACCACTTTGGATAGTATTTGCCTGGGTAGTAAGCAATACTTTGGGGGTAGCAACCCATTACTTTTTTACTTTAACTCTTTGTGCTGAAGGCTTTGTATTATTGAGGCAAATTTGGCACAACAGAAAACAGAAAGAATCGATGCAATCTAATTTATGGCGTATCGGAATAGTTGCTGTAGGTACTCTGATGGGATGTCTTGTCTGGATACCAACTATCAAAAATATTCCTGGTAATGAACTGACAACCTGGGTAGCAAGTAGCAATCCTCATGTGAGATGGTTAGAACCAATAGGACGGCTACTACTTTGGATACTTAGTATGCTATTTTTGTTACCTTCAGCAATCACAAACTTACCCGTGGCAATTGTGATTGTTTCTGGTGTAGTCACCTTGCTATT contains the following coding sequences:
- a CDS encoding glycosyltransferase family 39 protein, with protein sequence MKNRYHLLLILLWLAIGTCLRFWRLTSLPPWTDECATIVFSLGNSFHTVPLNQVISSDVLLQPLKAIPTVGINAVIEHLLHESTHPPVYFVLSHFWMKWFSSIGELTSIWAARSLSAVFGIVSIPAMFGFGYLAFRSKLIGQMAAAMMAVSPYTIFLARDARHYTLVILLVIASLCCFVKTVQSLHRQQSLPLWIVFAWVVSNTLGVATHYFFTLTLCAEGFVLLRQIWHNRKQKESMQSNLWRIGIVAVGTLMGCLVWIPTIKNIPGNELTTWVASSNPHVRWLEPIGRLLLWILSMLFLLPSAITNLPVAIVIVSGVVTLLFLLWSLPHLVNGLKIQQHNHDTDLAIQILIGYVIGAIALCLCFTYGLEMDLTLAARFQFICAPTIILLLGAALAGCWQRLQNFKLHPLVNGKVVVSIIWLMAMFGGVTATWNLGYLQNQRPDLLAAVIQKASHSNVLIATTHLHHGQTGRMMGLAWEFLHLPAQNVQFFLAHQDSDTQDYTQAIQTFDEQLTEIPRPLDLWLVEFRTQVDLESQHCVIDNQYGKSAGEYSYKLYHCAT